The following proteins come from a genomic window of Anopheles ziemanni chromosome 3, idAnoZiCoDA_A2_x.2, whole genome shotgun sequence:
- the LOC131285703 gene encoding filaggrin-2-like produces MKVSFQRTVPKVFGATTTVVSRLQLFYIASFAVALVCASDATDSGSSKVVGKRNAWGGFLPRHPQLSARADSHDGFGASEAQHEHGHATTQGLGHYESSNEEYHSWKPLEAVGHYGQHAGHSFGEQLHQAGGHHNGEGEEKHHFGGHQSFGEGDHHGFGDQHSFGGHQAFGGHQAFGAQHESFGGKHEGFEGHHEAFGGHHEGAGGHQEAFGGHHEGAGGHQESFGGHHEGLGGHEALTGHEEHGGHFGGGQQGFGDHGDFGTHQAFTQGGHHGFGGHQNLGGGHHDFGGHHGFGGHQNLGGGHSEFGGHHGFGGHENLGDHHQGHFGHGDHHGFAEHDDHFGDSGHGSDHHEDHKKEHHIKELHLDATEVEDDHKEHKKHKEPKIKYITVTERVPVPYKVTVEKKVLVPVKVPFTVHSEKVVPIYVEKKFPVVVEKHEIVHVDKPYEVKVPHKVEVHKKEIVKVEKPVPVKIEKPVPYKVEKPFIVHKHVPVKVWVNVKKEHHH; encoded by the coding sequence ATGAAGGTAAGCTTCCAGAGAACAGTGCCAAAGGTGTTCGGTGCGACGACTACAGTGGTGTCTCGTTTGCAGCTGTTCTACATTGCATCGTTTGCCGTTGCCCTGGTGTGCGCGTCCGACGCCACTGACTCCGGCTCGAGTAAAGTCGTCGGAAAACGCAATGCCTGGGGTGGCTTCCTCCCGAGGCATCCTCAGCTCTCCGCCCGGGCGGACAGCCACGACGGATTCGGAGCATCGGAGGCCCAGCACGAACATGGACACGCAACCACGCAAGGACTAGGCCACTACGAGTCTTCGAACGAGGAGTACCACAGCTGGAAGCCACTGGAAGCCGTCGGCCATTACGGGCAACACGCGGGTCACAGCTTTGGTGAGCAGCTCCACCAAGCAGGAGGGCACCATAACGGCGAGGGTGAAGAGAAGCACCACTTCGGGGGACACCAGTCCTTTGGTGAGGGCGATCATCACGGTTTCGGCGATCAGCATAGTTTCGGTGGACACCAAGCTTTTGGAGGACATCAGGCATTCGGAGCTCAGCATGAGTCTTTCGGAGGAAAGCATGAAGGTTTCGAAGGACACCATGAGGCATTCGGAGGACATCATGAGGGCGCTGGTGGACATCAGGAAGCTTTTGGAGGGCACCATGAGGGAGCGGGAGGTCACCAGGAAAGTTTTGGAGGTCATCACGAAGGGCTTGGAGGACATGAAGCCTTAACTGGCCACGAGGAACATGGTGGACACTTTGGAGGCGGACAGCAGGGATTCGGTGATCATGGAGACTTCGGAACTCACCAGGCATTCACCCAAGGCGGTCATCACGGATTCGGTGGACATCAGAACCTGGGTGGTGGACATCAcgacttcggaggtcatcatGGATTCGGTGGACACCAGAACTTGGGTGGAGGACATAGCGAGTTTGGAGGTCATCATGGATTCGGTGGTCATGAGAACTTGGGAGACCACCATCAGGGACACTTTGGTCATGGCGACCACCATGGATTCGCTGAACATGACGACCACTTCGGCGACTCGGGACACGGCAGCGATCATCATGAGGATCACAAGAAGGAGCACCACATCAAGGAGCTGCATCTCGATGCCACCGAGGTCGAGGACGATCACAAGGAGCACAAGAAGCACAAGGAGCCGAAGATCAAGTACATCACCGTTACCGAGCGGGTTCCGGTGCCGTACAAGGTGACGGTGGAGAAGAAGGTGCTCGTACCGGTCAAGGTGCCGTTCACGGTGCACTCCGAGAAGGTCGTCCCGATCTACGTCGAAAAGAAGTTCCCGGTTGTGGTGGAGAAGCACGAGATCGTGCACGTCGATAAGCCGTACGAAGTGAAGGTGCCCCACAAGGTCGAGGTGCATAAGAAGGAGATCGTGAAGGTCGAGAAGCCGGTGCCGGTGAAAATCGAGAAGCCGGTGCCGTACAAGGTGGAGAAGCCATTCATCGTGCACAAGCACGTCCCGGTGAAGGTGTGGGTGAACGTGAAGAAAGAGCACCATCACTGA